A genome region from Triticum aestivum cultivar Chinese Spring chromosome 2B, IWGSC CS RefSeq v2.1, whole genome shotgun sequence includes the following:
- the LOC123040169 gene encoding flowering-promoting factor 1-like protein 5 → MAAGGVWVFRKDAVMELQSAAGGSPTGQGVGGHKALVYLPANEPMRSLEALERRLGSLGWERYYENGDIVQLHRRDGGVDLIALLRDFTRFRSTHMYDIVVKNRHHFKDVDL, encoded by the coding sequence ATGGCGGCGGGGGGTGTGTGGGTGTTCCGAAAGGACGCGGTGATGGAGCTGCAGAGCGCGGCCGGAGGGTCGCCAACGGGCCAGGGCGTCGGCGGCCACAAGGCGCTGGTGTACCTGCCGGCTAACGAGCCCATGCGGTCGCTGGAGGCGCTGGAGCGGCGGCTGGGGTCGCTGGGTTGGGAGCGCTACTACGAAAACGGAGACATCGTGCAGCTCCACCGGCGCGACGGCGGCGTCGACCTCATCGCCCTCCTGCGTGACTTTACGCGGTTCCGCTCCACCCACATGTACGACATCGTCGTCAAGAACCGACACCACTTCAAGGACGTCGACCTCTAG